A window of the Deltaproteobacteria bacterium genome harbors these coding sequences:
- the rfbD gene encoding dTDP-4-dehydrorhamnose reductase yields MNAQKKILLLGANGQLGQDLLKVAPASFKMIPMTHADLELKDYSAVQKAVRELKPDFVINTAAFLNVDKCEEEWREAFEVNAFAVKNLAETCRDQNAVLVSISTDYVFDGKKGLPYTEEDLPNPLNNYGLSKLLGEYFVQMIAPRHFIVRSSGLYGLSKSSVKGTNIVELFLKKGREGKVSVVTDQIVNPTYTKDLATGIFPLLQTEAFGLYHLTNSGLCSWMDFAEEIFRQRKMEVQVQPISYQDYRRPAVRPPYSVLESKRLNSLGLPNLRPWKEALQAYLKESPNE; encoded by the coding sequence ATGAATGCCCAGAAGAAAATTCTCCTGCTCGGTGCCAACGGTCAACTGGGACAAGATCTCTTAAAAGTAGCACCTGCCTCTTTTAAAATGATTCCAATGACCCATGCCGATCTTGAGCTGAAGGATTACAGCGCCGTCCAGAAAGCTGTCCGTGAACTCAAACCGGATTTCGTGATCAACACAGCTGCGTTCTTGAATGTCGATAAGTGTGAAGAAGAATGGCGCGAGGCGTTTGAAGTAAATGCCTTTGCAGTCAAAAATCTGGCAGAGACCTGTCGAGATCAGAATGCCGTATTGGTATCCATCAGCACGGACTATGTCTTTGATGGCAAGAAAGGACTTCCCTATACAGAAGAGGATTTACCAAACCCCTTGAACAATTACGGCTTGTCAAAACTGTTGGGTGAATACTTTGTCCAGATGATAGCCCCACGTCATTTTATTGTCCGCTCTTCCGGTCTCTATGGTCTCTCAAAAAGCAGTGTGAAAGGCACAAACATTGTAGAACTTTTCCTTAAAAAAGGACGGGAAGGAAAAGTTTCTGTCGTCACAGACCAAATTGTCAATCCAACGTATACGAAAGATCTTGCGACAGGTATCTTTCCTCTCCTTCAAACAGAGGCCTTTGGCCTCTACCATTTGACCAATAGTGGCTTATGCTCCTGGATGGATTTTGCCGAGGAGATCTTTCGCCAAAGAAAAATGGAGGTGCAGGTCCAGCCTATCAGCTATCAGGACTATCGTCGCCCGGCTGTCCGACCTCCCTATTCTGTTCTGGAAAGCAAACGCCTCAATTCCTTAGGTCTCCCGAACCTGAGACCGTGGAAAGAGGCCCTACAAGCCTACCTAAAGGAGAGCCCCAATGAATGA
- a CDS encoding nucleotide sugar dehydrogenase — protein MNDETKVCVMGMGYVGLTLAVALADVGYDVTGVETNEDVVRSLNDGIPHFHEENLQSRLKEQLKEKRLKIVNQMPATSFTIYIISVGTPLLKGQKIPNLQYIDHVVADVGRHLKKGSLVCLRSTIPVGTTRAKVIPALEYHSSLKAGIDFHVAFTPERTIEGKALVELRENPQIVGGLSPKCVDMASAFFHRLTPTLITSSSLEASEFVKIIDNSYRDVRFAYANEIASIAEKLNLDATEVIRSANVHYPRNNIPVPSPGVGGACLSKDPHILIHFSKEAGYSPELISSARKINEEMPRRIITRLDQEMRKIGKNLNNATVLLAGFAFKGDPETADLRDSTSLWLLEEVGKHTPHIKGYDPVVSHKEIQKLGITPVNMPEGADQVDLLLIANNHRSYRNWDMHEIAKRLRKPAIVYDSWRMLNKQVVSRLEGITYLGTGI, from the coding sequence ATGAATGACGAAACCAAAGTTTGTGTCATGGGAATGGGTTACGTCGGTTTGACCCTCGCCGTAGCTCTTGCAGATGTCGGTTATGATGTGACCGGCGTGGAAACAAATGAGGATGTTGTGCGTTCTCTTAACGATGGAATTCCCCACTTTCATGAAGAAAACCTCCAGTCACGCCTGAAAGAACAACTCAAGGAAAAGAGACTCAAAATTGTTAACCAAATGCCAGCGACCTCTTTTACTATTTATATTATTTCGGTAGGGACACCACTCCTTAAGGGTCAAAAGATTCCTAATCTCCAGTATATTGATCATGTTGTGGCGGATGTGGGTCGACATCTGAAAAAAGGGAGCCTTGTCTGTCTCCGATCCACAATTCCGGTTGGAACAACCCGCGCAAAAGTCATACCAGCTCTTGAATACCATTCCTCACTCAAAGCAGGCATTGATTTCCATGTGGCCTTTACACCTGAACGCACCATTGAGGGCAAGGCACTCGTTGAGCTGAGAGAAAATCCTCAAATCGTTGGCGGTCTGTCCCCCAAGTGCGTGGATATGGCGAGTGCCTTTTTTCATCGCTTGACACCAACTCTTATTACCAGTTCTTCCCTAGAGGCCTCGGAGTTTGTAAAGATCATTGATAACAGCTATCGGGATGTGCGGTTTGCCTACGCAAACGAAATAGCCTCCATCGCAGAAAAACTTAATTTAGATGCCACTGAGGTCATCCGCTCTGCCAACGTTCATTATCCACGAAACAATATCCCTGTTCCATCACCCGGTGTGGGGGGCGCCTGCCTGTCGAAAGATCCTCACATCCTGATCCATTTTTCCAAGGAAGCCGGATATTCTCCCGAACTGATTTCATCCGCAAGAAAGATCAATGAAGAGATGCCCCGACGGATCATCACTCGACTTGATCAAGAGATGAGAAAAATCGGTAAAAACTTGAATAATGCAACCGTCCTGTTGGCAGGATTTGCTTTCAAAGGGGACCCGGAAACCGCTGACCTGAGAGATTCAACATCCCTGTGGCTCCTGGAGGAAGTGGGAAAACACACACCTCATATCAAAGGGTATGATCCCGTCGTCTCGCACAAAGAGATTCAAAAATTAGGTATAACACCGGTCAATATGCCGGAAGGCGCTGATCAAGTCGATCTGCTCCTCATTGCCAATAATCACCGCTCCTATCGCAATTGGGATATGCATGAAATTGCGAAGCGGTTGCGGAAGCCTGCCATCGTTTATGATAGCTGGCGGATGTTGAACAAACAGGTGGTGAGTCGTTTAGAGGGAATTACCTACTTGGGAACCGGAATATGA
- a CDS encoding NAD-dependent epimerase/dehydratase family protein, producing the protein MSKILITGAAGFIGYHLASSLVRQGHSLTLVDNLKRGQRDQDFESLLNQPKIKFLALDLTEKESFKKLEGEYDFIYHLAAINGTKNFYTIPDQVIKVNVLSTLYLLDWMRKNSKAKILYSSSSETYAGTTELVEGLIPSREDIPLCIEDITNVRWSYGASKLLAESALFSFARVQPLRFSIVRYHNIYGPRMGFDHVLPQFFERIFKGELPLKVFGGQETRSFCYVSDAVAATERVMMSESANGQIVHIGNSDELKIRDLAKLVLEICNKPTDIIIEKAPEGSVKRRCPNTEKLKKLGHQSIVTLKEGLEEMRLWYQKRFIEGQAA; encoded by the coding sequence ATGAGCAAAATCTTGATTACGGGAGCGGCGGGATTCATTGGATACCATCTCGCCTCCTCGCTTGTAAGGCAGGGACATTCACTGACACTCGTCGATAACCTGAAACGGGGACAAAGGGATCAGGATTTTGAATCGCTTCTGAACCAACCGAAAATCAAGTTTCTGGCACTCGACCTCACGGAAAAGGAATCTTTTAAAAAGTTAGAAGGGGAATATGATTTTATTTATCACCTGGCCGCAATCAACGGAACCAAAAACTTTTATACGATTCCGGATCAGGTGATAAAGGTCAACGTCCTCTCCACACTCTATCTCCTCGATTGGATGCGTAAAAACAGTAAAGCAAAAATCCTCTACTCTTCGTCCTCCGAAACTTATGCCGGCACCACTGAGCTCGTCGAGGGGCTGATCCCTTCACGAGAGGATATTCCACTCTGCATTGAAGATATTACGAATGTTCGTTGGTCTTATGGGGCCAGCAAGCTTCTGGCCGAATCCGCCCTTTTCTCCTTTGCCAGAGTTCAACCACTCCGTTTCTCAATTGTTCGTTATCACAACATTTATGGACCAAGAATGGGATTTGATCATGTCCTGCCACAATTTTTCGAAAGGATCTTCAAGGGAGAATTGCCGCTCAAGGTTTTTGGAGGGCAAGAAACACGTTCTTTTTGTTATGTTTCAGATGCCGTTGCTGCGACAGAGCGTGTTATGATGAGCGAATCGGCTAATGGTCAGATAGTTCATATCGGCAATTCAGATGAATTAAAGATACGAGATCTGGCCAAACTCGTGTTGGAGATATGTAACAAACCAACTGATATCATCATTGAAAAAGCTCCTGAAGGGTCGGTCAAGCGTCGTTGCCCTAATACGGAAAAGCTGAAAAAGCTGGGCCATCAATCCATCGTGACTCTGAAAGAGGGGCTCGAAGAAATGAGACTCTGGTATCAAAAACGATT